From a single Limibacillus halophilus genomic region:
- a CDS encoding biotin carboxylase: MATKKTAGKKKPAAKTAKAKRAPAKKSLAGMSDIRRYFHRNDTPIFFISATNFNLLGMDEWCKKFKFINYLDCYDERHPNTFVPQEIPHPEFESIEDINNYLLQHKEVLDYIKSFGGKPKACFLMFDEKTEELAKKAGLQTWFPKAKLRSRIDDKIETVRIGNRAGVPSVPNVLVKVKSYEDMRAKTKKLGPDLVVQTAYGDSGHTTFFISTEKDWKNHAEEIIAGGEVKIMKRINCRGAAIEACTTRAGTIVGPLMTELVGFKELTPYKGGWCGNEIFADSFTPELREKARDLTFRFGEELRKTGYRGYFELDFLIDQQSGDIWLGECNPRVTGASSMTNHAAFAHADAPLFLFHLLEFSGVDFKLDVDEINARWADSDNIDSWSQAVIKHTDDSVDILVDAPESGIWRMNDDGSLDYSRFDYHRRAVASENEAFFLRIANTGDYRYEGADLGILITRGRLMTKNFKLNDRGKKWIDAFRGRFVGRSLTPHFSPGSFKIM; encoded by the coding sequence GTGGCCACAAAGAAAACCGCAGGAAAGAAGAAGCCCGCCGCCAAGACAGCCAAAGCAAAACGCGCGCCCGCGAAGAAATCCTTGGCCGGCATGTCCGATATCAGGCGCTATTTTCACCGAAACGACACACCGATTTTCTTTATCAGCGCCACGAACTTCAACCTGCTGGGTATGGATGAATGGTGCAAGAAGTTCAAATTCATCAACTACTTGGACTGTTACGACGAGCGCCATCCCAACACCTTTGTTCCGCAGGAGATTCCCCACCCTGAGTTCGAGTCCATCGAGGACATCAACAACTATCTGCTGCAGCACAAGGAAGTGCTGGACTACATCAAATCCTTTGGCGGCAAGCCAAAGGCCTGCTTCCTCATGTTCGACGAGAAAACCGAGGAACTGGCGAAGAAAGCCGGTTTGCAAACTTGGTTCCCCAAGGCCAAGTTGCGGAGCCGGATCGACGATAAGATCGAAACTGTGCGTATCGGCAATCGCGCCGGCGTTCCCAGCGTTCCCAACGTCTTGGTCAAAGTGAAGTCCTATGAGGACATGCGCGCCAAGACAAAAAAGCTGGGACCCGACCTAGTGGTTCAGACCGCCTATGGCGATTCCGGACATACCACCTTCTTTATCTCGACCGAGAAGGATTGGAAGAATCACGCCGAAGAGATCATCGCCGGTGGCGAAGTAAAAATCATGAAGCGCATCAACTGCAGGGGTGCTGCGATTGAGGCCTGCACAACGCGCGCCGGCACCATCGTCGGCCCCTTGATGACCGAGCTTGTTGGGTTCAAGGAACTGACTCCTTACAAGGGCGGCTGGTGCGGCAACGAGATTTTCGCCGACAGCTTCACCCCGGAGCTTCGGGAGAAAGCCAGGGACCTGACCTTCCGTTTCGGCGAGGAACTTCGCAAAACCGGCTATCGCGGCTATTTCGAGCTGGATTTCCTGATCGATCAGCAAAGCGGAGATATTTGGCTGGGTGAGTGCAATCCGCGCGTCACGGGCGCCAGTTCTATGACCAATCACGCGGCTTTCGCGCATGCCGATGCCCCCTTGTTCCTGTTCCATCTGTTGGAATTTAGCGGCGTTGACTTCAAACTCGACGTCGACGAAATCAATGCCCGTTGGGCCGATTCCGATAACATCGACAGTTGGAGCCAAGCAGTCATCAAGCATACCGACGACTCAGTCGATATCCTGGTCGATGCGCCGGAATCGGGCATCTGGCGAATGAATGACGATGGTAGCCTGGACTATTCACGCTTCGACTATCACCGACGGGCTGTGGCCAGCGAAAACGAGGCCTTCTTTTTAAGGATCGCTAATACCGGCGACTATCGCTATGAAGGGGCCGACCTCGGGATCCTGATCACACGCGGGCGCCTGATGACCAAAAACTTTAAGCTGAACGACCGTGGCAAAAAGTGGATCGATGCCTTCCGTGGCCGCTTCGTCGGTCGCTCGCTGACACCGCACTTTTCGCCCGGATCCTTCAAGATCATGTAG
- a CDS encoding C45 family autoproteolytic acyltransferase/hydolase, translating into MRFEFQSIDEAYPGTKWQTVFNSLWPAYKAWFLSQGLEQRATYLECREAVQRYLPRFLGTYDLLVELAGGSDLAARFLSLWKPPAYIAGCSQVVWPGDEPVLIRNYDYAPQACDGIILRSAWNGMKVIAMLDSMSGTLDGVNEAGLAVSLTFGGRRVVGEGFGAPMIVRYILEFCETAEEARRVLEAVPSFMAHNVTLVDRKGRFLTAFLSPDRRAVIRQVPIATNHQGEVEWHNHARATATLQRENFLSFRLSESDTTPEKLADAFLQPPLYTRAYDEGFGTIYTAVYYPQRGKALYKWWGATLELSFNRFSETMVPIIFQKRA; encoded by the coding sequence ATGCGTTTCGAGTTCCAATCCATCGACGAGGCCTATCCGGGCACCAAGTGGCAGACGGTCTTCAACAGCCTCTGGCCTGCCTATAAGGCTTGGTTCCTGTCGCAAGGATTGGAGCAGCGCGCGACCTATCTGGAATGCCGGGAGGCCGTACAGCGCTACCTGCCGCGCTTTCTCGGCACCTATGATCTGCTGGTCGAACTGGCGGGCGGCAGCGACCTTGCCGCCCGTTTCCTGAGTCTTTGGAAACCGCCCGCCTATATCGCCGGTTGCTCCCAGGTGGTATGGCCGGGTGACGAACCTGTTCTGATTCGCAATTACGATTACGCCCCGCAGGCCTGCGACGGTATTATCCTGCGATCGGCCTGGAACGGCATGAAGGTCATAGCCATGCTGGATTCCATGTCCGGCACGCTGGATGGGGTGAACGAGGCGGGCCTGGCGGTCAGCCTGACTTTCGGCGGCAGGCGCGTCGTGGGAGAGGGATTCGGCGCCCCGATGATCGTACGCTACATTTTAGAGTTCTGCGAAACGGCGGAGGAAGCCCGCCGGGTTCTGGAAGCCGTGCCCTCCTTCATGGCGCACAATGTCACGCTGGTGGATCGAAAGGGCCGTTTCCTGACTGCCTTTCTGTCGCCGGATCGCCGGGCCGTCATTCGGCAGGTTCCCATTGCGACCAATCATCAAGGCGAGGTCGAGTGGCATAACCACGCCCGCGCAACGGCTACCCTGCAACGGGAGAACTTCCTGTCGTTTCGCCTGTCGGAGTCCGACACCACGCCGGAAAAACTGGCGGATGCCTTCCTGCAACCGCCACTCTACACCCGTGCCTACGATGAAGGCTTCGGCACCATATATACAGCCGTCTACTACCCGCAAAGAGGCAAAGCGCTCTACAAATGGTGGGGCGCAACCCTGGAGTTATCCTTCAACCGCTTCAGTGAAACGATGGTCCCGATCATCTTTCAGAAACGAGCCTAG
- a CDS encoding metal-dependent hydrolase family protein, which produces MSGVLFSGGNVFAPNGEMLSGHGLLVDRGRIVRIAPLAEFEGFAGQRVDTKDASLLPGLIDCHVHLCLGGEADPGTAAEKLKPGQLTMRALQHAQATLKGGITSIRDCGGKEFLEFAVRDACNSGIQLGPTIMASGRIICMTGGHGNRWGRIADGVDEVIKAVREQIHAGSDLVKIMATGGVMTPGVNPEDAHYTEEEMAAGIGEAHRFHRHCASHAQGEQGILNAVRGGIDSIEHGFCLTETCIELMLERGTFVVPTLAALWNIVSNDNRGIPAYALEKARKWAETQKESIKTYYAAGGKIAMGTDAGTPFNRHGENAQELKYMVETIGISPKDALLIGTRNGSELMRLEDRGCLAEGFAADLLLVSGDPLSDINRAADQSNHLLIMKNGRVALDRRADGEVLRQAAE; this is translated from the coding sequence ATGAGCGGCGTACTATTTAGCGGCGGCAATGTCTTTGCGCCGAATGGCGAAATGTTGAGCGGCCACGGGTTGTTGGTCGATAGGGGTCGAATCGTGCGTATCGCACCCTTGGCGGAGTTCGAAGGCTTTGCTGGGCAGCGGGTCGATACAAAGGATGCAAGCTTGCTGCCCGGATTGATCGATTGTCACGTGCATCTCTGTTTGGGTGGCGAGGCGGACCCCGGTACCGCGGCAGAGAAACTGAAGCCCGGCCAATTGACCATGCGCGCATTGCAGCACGCACAAGCGACGCTCAAGGGTGGTATCACCTCCATCCGTGACTGCGGCGGCAAGGAGTTTCTGGAGTTCGCGGTCCGTGATGCCTGTAACTCAGGCATTCAGCTTGGGCCGACGATCATGGCGTCCGGCCGCATCATTTGCATGACCGGCGGACACGGAAACCGTTGGGGCCGTATCGCCGACGGTGTGGACGAGGTCATCAAGGCGGTGCGTGAACAGATTCACGCAGGTAGCGATCTGGTGAAGATCATGGCGACCGGCGGCGTGATGACGCCAGGGGTTAACCCCGAAGATGCCCACTACACAGAAGAGGAGATGGCTGCCGGAATTGGCGAGGCGCATCGCTTCCATCGCCATTGCGCCAGCCACGCCCAGGGCGAGCAGGGCATTCTCAATGCGGTCAGGGGCGGTATTGATTCCATCGAGCATGGCTTTTGCCTGACCGAGACCTGCATTGAGCTGATGTTGGAACGTGGAACCTTCGTCGTGCCGACGCTAGCGGCGCTTTGGAACATCGTCAGCAATGACAACCGCGGCATTCCCGCCTATGCGCTGGAAAAAGCCCGCAAGTGGGCGGAAACTCAAAAAGAATCGATCAAGACTTATTACGCCGCGGGCGGCAAGATCGCCATGGGTACCGATGCCGGCACGCCCTTTAACAGACATGGCGAAAATGCTCAGGAGTTGAAGTACATGGTCGAGACGATCGGCATCTCACCCAAGGACGCCTTGTTGATCGGCACCCGCAACGGCAGCGAGTTGATGCGGTTGGAAGACCGGGGCTGCTTGGCGGAGGGATTCGCGGCCGATTTGCTGCTGGTGAGCGGTGACCCGCTATCGGATATCAACCGCGCGGCCGATCAATCCAACCATCTGCTGATCATGAAGAACGGCCGAGTGGCGCTGGACCGACGAGCCGATGGAGAGGTTTTGCGTCAGGCGGCGGAGTAA
- a CDS encoding NADH:flavin oxidoreductase: MRENDPLLQPYQLKHLTLRNRIMSTSHEPAYSEDGLPTDRYRLYHLEKAKGGIALTMTAGSAIVSPDSPAAFGNLHAYKDEIVPWLKRLTDDCHAEGAAVMIQLTHLGRRTNWNHSDWLPVLAPSPIREPAHRAFPKTAEDWDLERITKEYAAAAQRMQEAGLDGIELEAYGHLMDGFWSPATNQRDDAYGGSLDNRLRFTHEVLAAIRAAVGTDFIVGLRLVADEDWDKGLSREEGVEIAQRLVASGRIDFLNLIRGHIETDAALSKVIPIQGMASAPHLDFAGEVREITKFPVFHAARIADVATARHAIAEGKLDMVGMTRAHLADPHIARKVAEGREEEIRPCVGATYCLDRIYEGHEALCIHNPATGREASLPHVLRRSDGPKRKVVIVGAGPAGLEAARASAERGHEVVVFEAADKPGGQVRLAAQLKRRSELIGIADWRLAQCERLGVTFRFNTWAEREDVLGETPDIVVIATGGLPDTGWLAEGGDLVVTSWDILAGDVKPGERVLLFDDNGGHPGMEAAEFIAQAGSKLELVSPERFFAPEIGGLNHVPYARCFSECDVRVTINTRLIAVRRSGNGLLASLGSDYSDRIVEREVDQVVVEHGTLPLEDLYFELKPLSRNLGELDMAAFVAIQPQCVTRNPDGDFQLFRIGDAVASRNIHAAIYDGLRLCMTF, encoded by the coding sequence ATGCGTGAGAACGACCCGCTGCTGCAACCCTATCAACTAAAGCACCTGACGCTGCGCAACCGGATCATGAGCACCTCGCACGAGCCTGCCTATTCCGAAGACGGTTTGCCGACCGACCGTTACCGACTCTACCATCTTGAAAAAGCGAAAGGTGGGATCGCCCTGACGATGACGGCGGGCTCTGCCATTGTGTCCCCGGACAGCCCGGCAGCCTTCGGGAATCTTCATGCTTACAAGGACGAGATCGTACCTTGGCTGAAACGCCTGACGGATGACTGTCATGCCGAAGGCGCTGCCGTCATGATTCAATTGACGCATCTAGGCCGCCGAACCAACTGGAACCATTCGGATTGGCTACCGGTTCTGGCGCCGTCGCCAATTCGCGAGCCTGCCCACAGGGCCTTTCCCAAGACTGCGGAGGACTGGGACCTCGAACGCATTACCAAGGAGTACGCGGCCGCGGCTCAGCGCATGCAAGAAGCCGGCTTGGACGGCATCGAACTGGAAGCCTACGGTCATCTGATGGACGGCTTCTGGTCTCCGGCGACCAACCAGCGTGACGATGCCTACGGCGGCAGCCTGGATAATCGTTTGCGATTTACGCATGAGGTTCTGGCGGCAATTCGCGCGGCCGTTGGGACGGATTTCATCGTCGGCCTGCGCTTGGTTGCCGACGAGGATTGGGACAAGGGCCTCAGCAGGGAAGAGGGCGTGGAGATCGCGCAGCGGCTGGTTGCCAGCGGCCGTATCGACTTTCTGAACCTGATCCGGGGGCACATCGAGACAGATGCCGCGCTTTCAAAGGTGATTCCGATTCAGGGGATGGCTTCGGCCCCCCATCTCGATTTCGCGGGAGAGGTGCGGGAGATTACCAAGTTCCCGGTTTTCCACGCCGCTCGTATCGCCGATGTGGCCACCGCCCGTCATGCCATCGCCGAGGGCAAACTTGACATGGTTGGCATGACCCGCGCGCATCTTGCCGACCCGCATATCGCCAGGAAGGTGGCGGAAGGGCGTGAGGAGGAAATTCGTCCCTGCGTCGGCGCCACCTATTGCCTGGACCGCATTTACGAGGGGCACGAGGCGCTTTGCATCCACAATCCAGCGACGGGACGCGAGGCGAGTCTGCCCCACGTTCTGAGGCGATCGGATGGGCCAAAGAGGAAAGTCGTGATCGTCGGCGCCGGTCCGGCAGGATTGGAGGCGGCCCGTGCTTCGGCCGAACGTGGCCATGAGGTGGTGGTCTTTGAGGCTGCCGACAAACCGGGCGGCCAGGTGCGCCTGGCCGCGCAACTCAAACGCCGTTCGGAACTGATCGGCATTGCCGACTGGCGCCTGGCCCAATGCGAACGTCTCGGGGTTACCTTCCGTTTCAATACCTGGGCCGAGCGCGAGGATGTGCTGGGTGAGACGCCGGACATTGTGGTGATCGCCACTGGCGGTTTGCCTGACACCGGTTGGTTGGCGGAAGGTGGAGATCTGGTAGTCACGTCGTGGGATATCCTGGCGGGTGACGTGAAGCCGGGCGAGCGAGTGCTGCTGTTCGACGACAATGGCGGGCACCCGGGCATGGAAGCGGCGGAATTCATAGCCCAAGCAGGGTCCAAACTGGAGTTGGTCAGCCCAGAGCGCTTTTTCGCGCCCGAGATTGGCGGCCTGAATCATGTTCCTTACGCTCGCTGTTTTTCCGAGTGCGACGTGCGTGTCACCATCAACACGCGTCTGATCGCCGTTCGGCGTTCGGGCAACGGGCTGCTGGCGTCCTTGGGAAGCGACTACTCTGACCGGATTGTCGAGCGCGAGGTGGACCAAGTCGTGGTCGAGCACGGGACCTTGCCGCTTGAAGATCTCTATTTTGAGTTGAAGCCGCTGTCCCGCAATCTGGGGGAGCTCGATATGGCTGCCTTTGTCGCTATCCAACCCCAGTGCGTGACCCGCAACCCGGACGGCGACTTTCAGCTGTTCCGTATCGGCGATGCCGTCGCCAGCCGCAACATCCATGCTGCCATCTACGATGGCCTTAGACTCTGTATGACTTTCTGA
- a CDS encoding FAD-dependent oxidoreductase, protein MTQHFPHLFKPLQLRHKTLRGRLNFGAHTANMSEEGLPGARHLGYYAERARGGAGMIVVEPMPVHASGILTRGNFRQGDDAVIPGFRAITETCKDLGAVMIHQLYNVGQHGDFDNSFHASWSPSGLPSFHDSDGSHAMTGAQIEEVIGCYVDAAVRAQVCGFDGIELFAAYHALIDQFWTPWSNRRDDRWGGSFENRMRFSTEITSRIRKATGEDFIIGMAVSMHPVIKASLSVEAMQEIAAYHDERALIDYMTCGTGSYFDFYPLMPTVLYEDKLGVPYAEALKQVVKHTRIQAESHIRTPENADYVIASGQADMVSIVRGQIADPHMANKAREGRPEDVRPCLSCNQMCWGRRSKDYWISCLINPSAGREFEWGGDRFTPAENPKRVLVVGGGPAGLEAARVAAERGHSVTLCEAAPELGGRFRLAGLQPRRAQILDYIQWYETQLAKLQVEVRRNCFIDADDIDGFALDVVVLATGSLPDERGFQRGIPDVERIPGIEKGNVWSVEDVMSRNARPGKHVVVLDDIGHWHAAGTAWHLAEQGHEVTIVTRHAMTGWELVRTATDWPLRQRLKQLGVKTLGDSVITEWRGDAVEIMDLRDTERQVVEADALVLGCTNESQRWLGDALAGQGGDYEIHSIGDAVAPRLAVMAIYEGRKLALEL, encoded by the coding sequence ATGACCCAGCACTTTCCTCATCTATTCAAGCCATTGCAACTACGCCACAAGACACTGCGCGGGCGCCTAAATTTCGGCGCTCACACGGCGAACATGTCGGAGGAGGGCCTGCCTGGAGCGCGGCACCTTGGCTACTACGCGGAGCGCGCACGTGGCGGCGCCGGGATGATCGTCGTGGAGCCCATGCCGGTGCACGCTTCCGGCATTCTGACCCGAGGTAACTTTCGCCAGGGTGACGATGCCGTCATACCGGGCTTCAGGGCCATCACCGAGACCTGCAAGGATCTAGGAGCGGTGATGATTCACCAGCTCTACAACGTCGGCCAGCATGGCGACTTCGATAATTCCTTTCATGCCAGTTGGTCCCCCTCGGGCCTACCGTCGTTCCATGATTCAGACGGCAGTCATGCCATGACCGGGGCACAAATCGAGGAGGTTATCGGCTGCTACGTCGACGCAGCCGTCAGGGCGCAGGTCTGCGGTTTCGATGGAATAGAGCTTTTTGCCGCCTACCATGCCTTGATTGACCAGTTCTGGACGCCTTGGTCCAACCGGCGCGACGATCGCTGGGGCGGCTCTTTCGAGAACCGCATGCGCTTTTCGACGGAAATCACCAGCCGCATCCGCAAGGCGACAGGCGAGGATTTCATCATTGGCATGGCAGTATCGATGCACCCGGTCATCAAAGCTTCGCTATCGGTTGAAGCTATGCAGGAAATCGCCGCTTACCACGACGAGAGAGCGTTGATCGATTACATGACCTGCGGCACCGGTAGTTATTTCGATTTTTATCCTCTCATGCCGACGGTGCTCTATGAAGACAAGCTGGGCGTACCCTATGCGGAGGCGCTCAAGCAGGTCGTCAAGCATACCCGTATCCAGGCAGAGAGCCATATCCGCACACCGGAGAACGCGGACTATGTGATCGCCTCGGGCCAGGCCGATATGGTTTCCATCGTGCGCGGCCAGATCGCCGATCCCCATATGGCCAACAAGGCGCGTGAAGGCAGGCCGGAGGATGTCCGCCCCTGTCTCTCCTGCAATCAGATGTGCTGGGGAAGACGATCCAAGGACTATTGGATTTCCTGTCTCATCAATCCTTCGGCAGGCCGTGAATTCGAGTGGGGTGGCGACCGCTTTACGCCGGCCGAGAACCCAAAACGGGTCCTGGTGGTCGGCGGCGGCCCCGCCGGGCTGGAAGCGGCGCGCGTTGCAGCCGAGCGGGGTCATTCGGTGACCCTTTGCGAGGCTGCGCCGGAACTGGGCGGTCGTTTCCGTCTAGCCGGCCTGCAGCCGCGCCGGGCGCAGATACTGGATTACATACAATGGTATGAGACGCAGCTTGCCAAGCTGCAGGTCGAGGTGCGCCGCAACTGTTTCATCGATGCAGACGATATAGATGGATTTGCACTGGATGTCGTGGTCCTGGCGACTGGGTCGTTGCCCGATGAGCGCGGTTTTCAGCGCGGTATACCGGATGTCGAGCGCATCCCCGGCATTGAGAAGGGGAACGTCTGGTCGGTCGAGGATGTAATGAGCCGCAATGCACGGCCCGGTAAACACGTTGTTGTGCTTGACGATATCGGCCATTGGCATGCCGCCGGGACGGCTTGGCATCTAGCCGAGCAGGGGCATGAGGTCACTATTGTGACGCGCCATGCCATGACGGGATGGGAACTGGTGCGGACCGCGACAGACTGGCCGCTGCGCCAGCGCCTGAAGCAATTGGGTGTGAAAACACTGGGCGATTCGGTTATCACCGAGTGGCGTGGTGATGCCGTCGAGATCATGGATTTGCGTGATACCGAGCGTCAGGTTGTCGAAGCCGATGCGCTGGTGCTGGGTTGCACCAACGAATCGCAACGCTGGTTAGGCGATGCCTTGGCGGGGCAAGGTGGCGACTACGAAATCCACTCCATCGGCGATGCTGTTGCCCCTCGATTGGCTGTGATGGCCATCTACGAAGGTCGCAAGCTGGCGCTGGAACTTTAA
- a CDS encoding trimethylamine methyltransferase family protein — MGETRARRREGGGRAGRAARPADVAAPAILTRQIPTYELMGEEGLAAIEDAADQILQEIGIDFRGDEEALRLWREAGADVQGERVRFPRGLVRGIIQASTPRQFKQHARNPERTVIIGGDHVVFSPAYGSPFVRDLDGGRRYGTLEDFEAFVKLAYASPWLNHSGGTICEPVDIPVSTRHLDMVYAHLRYSDKPFMGSVTIPERAADSIAMAKLAFGEDFVDQNCVILGNINVNSPLVYDSAMTGALRAYAAANQCTVVVPFILGGAMGPVTTTGAIAQALAEAMVGVALTQLVRPGAPVIFGNFLSSMSLKSGAPTFGMPEPTLGYMVVGQLARRLGAPLRLGGSLTASKVADAQSAQESSDSLMASMLSGANFILHAAGWLEGGLTMGYEKFIIDCDHVGMMHVLMKGLATDDNALALDAFREVGVGKHFLGCAHTLSNYRTAFYDAEMADNDSFEQWAEAGSLSSEARAARRCKEILAAYEAPPIDPAVDEALREFVARRKADLPEAWY, encoded by the coding sequence ATGGGTGAAACGCGTGCGCGCAGACGAGAGGGTGGCGGTCGAGCGGGAAGGGCGGCGCGTCCAGCCGATGTTGCGGCTCCAGCCATATTGACCCGGCAGATTCCCACCTATGAATTGATGGGAGAGGAAGGGCTGGCCGCGATCGAAGACGCGGCCGACCAGATTCTTCAGGAAATCGGGATCGACTTTCGCGGCGATGAAGAGGCTTTGCGTCTTTGGCGCGAAGCGGGGGCCGATGTCCAGGGGGAGCGGGTCCGGTTCCCGCGTGGTTTGGTGCGCGGTATTATCCAGGCGAGCACACCGCGGCAGTTCAAGCAGCACGCGCGTAACCCGGAGCGCACCGTCATCATCGGCGGTGATCACGTGGTCTTCTCCCCGGCTTATGGGTCGCCTTTCGTGCGCGATTTGGATGGCGGGCGGCGCTACGGCACGCTGGAGGACTTCGAAGCCTTCGTAAAGCTGGCCTATGCGTCTCCGTGGCTCAATCATTCCGGCGGTACGATCTGCGAACCGGTTGATATCCCGGTTTCCACCCGGCACCTGGACATGGTCTATGCGCATCTGCGCTACTCGGACAAGCCCTTCATGGGGTCGGTGACGATTCCAGAACGCGCAGCGGATTCCATCGCCATGGCGAAGCTCGCGTTCGGTGAGGATTTTGTAGACCAGAACTGCGTTATCCTTGGCAACATCAATGTCAACTCGCCGCTGGTATATGACAGCGCTATGACTGGCGCGCTCAGGGCTTATGCCGCTGCCAATCAATGCACCGTGGTCGTACCTTTCATACTGGGCGGTGCCATGGGGCCGGTGACGACGACCGGCGCAATCGCCCAGGCGTTGGCGGAGGCGATGGTAGGGGTCGCCCTGACGCAACTCGTGCGGCCCGGGGCGCCGGTAATTTTTGGCAACTTCCTGTCATCCATGTCCCTCAAGAGCGGTGCTCCGACTTTCGGGATGCCCGAGCCGACGCTTGGTTACATGGTCGTTGGCCAATTGGCCCGCCGTTTGGGTGCGCCGCTGCGCTTGGGCGGATCGCTCACCGCATCCAAGGTCGCCGATGCCCAATCGGCGCAGGAGAGTTCGGACTCGCTCATGGCTTCAATGCTGTCGGGCGCCAATTTCATTTTGCATGCGGCGGGCTGGCTCGAAGGGGGCCTGACCATGGGGTACGAGAAGTTCATCATCGACTGCGATCATGTCGGCATGATGCACGTGCTGATGAAAGGCTTGGCGACCGATGATAATGCGCTAGCGTTGGACGCATTTCGCGAAGTAGGGGTAGGCAAGCATTTCCTGGGCTGTGCGCACACGTTGAGTAATTATCGTACGGCCTTCTATGACGCAGAGATGGCCGACAACGATTCCTTTGAGCAGTGGGCCGAGGCCGGTTCGCTGAGTTCAGAGGCCCGTGCGGCCCGGCGCTGCAAGGAGATACTGGCTGCTTACGAGGCCCCGCCCATAGATCCGGCCGTCGACGAGGCCCTGAGGGAATTCGTGGCGCGCCGAAAGGCCGACCTGCCGGAAGCCTGGTACTGA
- a CDS encoding LysR substrate-binding domain-containing protein, protein MNNLRRLLPSANALLSFEAAARAGSFTKAATELGVTQAAVSYSIRQIETALGVKLFTRQHRRVALTETGERFYQDVSLGLAHILRSAEDIRRQHDDRHITISVSTAFASHWMVPRLAAFRQAHPDIDLRLQTTDKDIDLVAESITLGVRRGYGQWPGCGTAYFADEEILPLCSPGYLEEAGPFNSLDELAAAKLIHLDEPFRPRPSWQDWFANLGVSYQDRGDGLRFNDYALVIQAALEGQGVAIGWRHLTGNLIAQGNLVPARPEKWLGEQGFYVVWPFGPLENEDCKRVRDWLLDQSRPYRK, encoded by the coding sequence ATGAATAACTTACGTCGGCTTCTTCCCTCCGCCAACGCGTTGCTATCCTTTGAGGCCGCAGCGAGAGCGGGCAGCTTTACCAAAGCCGCAACGGAATTGGGTGTCACACAGGCTGCGGTCAGCTACAGCATACGCCAGATTGAGACGGCGTTGGGCGTCAAACTCTTCACCCGGCAGCACCGGCGCGTCGCGTTGACCGAGACCGGAGAACGCTTCTACCAGGACGTTTCGCTGGGGCTGGCGCATATCCTTCGCTCGGCGGAGGACATTCGGCGTCAGCACGACGATCGCCACATCACCATCTCCGTCTCTACGGCCTTCGCCAGCCACTGGATGGTGCCTCGCCTGGCCGCCTTTCGTCAGGCGCATCCAGACATCGATTTACGTCTGCAAACAACCGACAAGGACATCGATCTGGTCGCAGAGAGCATTACTTTGGGGGTCAGACGCGGATACGGCCAGTGGCCCGGCTGCGGCACAGCTTACTTCGCCGACGAGGAGATACTTCCGCTGTGCAGCCCCGGATACCTTGAGGAAGCAGGCCCGTTCAACTCACTGGATGAACTGGCGGCGGCTAAACTAATTCACCTGGACGAACCTTTTCGGCCACGGCCGAGCTGGCAGGATTGGTTCGCCAACCTTGGTGTTTCCTACCAGGATCGTGGCGATGGACTCCGGTTCAACGACTATGCCCTGGTCATCCAGGCAGCACTCGAAGGACAAGGCGTTGCAATTGGCTGGCGGCACCTGACCGGTAATCTCATCGCACAAGGCAACCTCGTTCCGGCCCGACCGGAGAAGTGGTTGGGCGAACAGGGATTTTATGTGGTTTGGCCGTTCGGCCCATTGGAGAATGAGGATTGCAAGCGCGTACGTGACTGGTTGCTGGACCAGTCACGTCCCTATCGGAAATGA